In the Clavelina lepadiformis chromosome 8, kaClaLepa1.1, whole genome shotgun sequence genome, one interval contains:
- the LOC143468226 gene encoding cytosolic phospholipase A2-like has product MFQAEVTPCTCLTVNVLRGKNITKGAWNDFFDTPDPYVKIYVNEAPGARRETRIINNTKNPEWNETFTYLLPHDLSGITAEITLLDSNYTFDGTLGSIKFDLASLHVGKSVTKTFDFNKGAQVAIEFRTEIRRETDLRLNPHLCDKEESFRKIRKQTIFKSIRELLQMRGKQDRIHTADEVPVIGVLGSGGGYRAMVGYAGVMKALHDTGILDCSMYVNGLSGSSWYLAVLYANENFPKNGLKDTNSDIRSKIERNPVWRFLTNFLSYRKAVISKRKAGQPVSYTDIFGMIVGSTLLGDKMDTTNLSHFEEKMKDGNAPMPILTAVHVRPKEKAKSFHDWIEFSPYEIGIAKYGSFMDTKQFGTKFFRGVLAKSFEESPLHYLMGIWGSAFSILFKEYLESRSKKGVLSYLLKPILGDDEASSTGPGISPLRDLTETIGTESAHLHLQMENSLKMLREVPLEFFDDDDETDEEANANLPLPPNVPKKEEFIPDILIGGGDGDDSDNEENTEVESTNIGGISGWVLEKMFGVDNLQTRGQRTAKVFNYLRDISFAAPEKTLGVEVERAFDNINERLEVSRKKVYVADAGLAFNSPYPPMLRAERGVDIILSFDFSAREKDDMDPLQELYLAERWANLSGLPFPKISRDTYKKEGLKECYVFRDEENEKAPIVIHFVLCNINFRKYSAPGVPRQERDDWGNFEIFPTEKANAEKNPYSTFNFQYTNEQFDKLFQLMEYNTLLHVNTIIEQILFRLGRRRS; this is encoded by the exons ATGTTCCAG GCTGAAGTTACTCCTTGTACTTGTCTTACGGTGAATGTGTTGAGAGGAAAGAATATCACAAAAGGCGCATGGAACGATTTTT TTGATACACCGGATCCGTACGTGAAAATATACGTCAACGAAGCACCTGGGGCACGCAGAGAAACAAGGATAATCAACAACACCAAAAATCCCGAATGGAATGAGACATTTACATACTTGCTACCACATGATCTTTCCGGTATTACGGCCGAG ATTACTTTACTGGATTCCAATTACACTTTTGATGGAACTTTGGGATCAATAAAATTTGACTTGGCAAGCTTACATGTAGGAAAAAGTGTGACGAAGACGTTTGACTTCAATAAA GGTGCTCAAGTGGCCATAGAATTTCGAACAGAAATAAG GCGTGAAACTGATCTCAGGTTGAACCCGCACCTTTGTGACAAAGAGGAGAGCTTtcgtaaaataagaaaacaaacgATTTTCAAATCCATCCGTGAGTTACTGCAAATGCGTGGAAAACAAGATCGCATACATACCGCTGATGAG GTCCCAGTAATTGGAGTACTTGGATCAGGTGGTGGATACCGAGCAATGGTGGGTTACGCTGGAGTCATGAAAGCTCTTCACGATACTGGTATCCTAGATTGCTCCATGTACGTCAATGGATTGTCTGGATCGTCGTG GTACCTTGCCGTTTTATATGCCAATGAGAATTTTCCAAAGAATGGACTGAAGGATACTAACAGCGACATACGATCCAAAATAGAAAGAAATCCAGTTTGGCGTTTCTTAACGAACTTCTTGTCGTACAG GAAGGCAGTTATTTCCAAAAGAAAAGCCGGACAACCTGTTTCTTACACGGATATATTTGGAATGATTGTTGGAAGTACTCTCTTGGGAGAC AAAATGGACACAACTAATCTGTCACATTTTGAAGAAAAGATGAAAGATGGAAACGCTCCTATGCCAATCCTCACTGCTGTACATGTTCGCCCgaaagaaaaagcaaagtCGTTCCAcg ACTGGATAGAATTCAGTCCATATGAAATAGGAATAGCAAAATATGGATCCTTCATGGACACGAAGCAATTTGGGACCAAGTTTTTCAGAGGAGTTTTGGCAAAGTCATTTGAGGAAAGTCCTCTTCATTATCTGATG GGAATATGGGGAAGCgccttttccattttattCAAGGAATACCTGGAAAGCCGATCAAAGAAAGGAGTCCTCTCCTATCTCTTGAAACCGATTTTAGGTGATGACGAAGCTTCATCAACTGGACCGGGGATTTCTCCTTTACGAGACCTAACGGAAACAATTGGAACAGAGTCTGCTCATCTTCACTTGCAAATGGAAAACAGCTTAAAGATGCTACGAGAAG ttcCACTGGAATTTTtcgatgatgatgatgagaCCGATGAAGAAGCAAACGCAAATCTCCCACTTCCACCAAACGTGCCAAAAAAGGAAGAGTTTAT ACCGGATATTTTAATCGGCGGAGGCGATGGTGATGACAGCGACAATGAAGAAAACACTGAAGTAGAGTCAACTAACATCGGTGGAATTTCGGGTTGGGttcttgaaaaaatgtttggtgTGGACAATCTTCAG aCACGCGGTCAAAGAACTGCAAAAGTCTTCAATTACTTAAGAGATATATCTTTTGCTGCTCCAGAAAAAACCCTAGGAGTAGAAGTAG AAAGAGCTTTTGACAATATCAATGAACGATTAGAAGTGAGTAGAAAGAAAGTCTACGTGGCTGACGCGGGCCTGGCATTCAACTCACCTTACCCGCCAATGCTACGTGCAGAGAGAGGCGTCGACATCATTCTCTCGTTTGATTTCAGCGCAAGAGAAAAAGACGACATGGATCCGTTACAG GAACTCTACTTGGCCGAAAGATGGGCAAATTTAAGTGGACTACCTTTTCCAAAAATAAGCCGAGATACATACAAGAAAGAAGGACTGAAAGAATGTTATGTGTTCCGGgatgaagaaaatgaaaaggCGCCGATAGTGATCCACTTTGTACTGTGCAACATCAACTTCAGAAAATACTCAGCTCCAG GTGTACCACGACAAGAAAGAGATGACTGGggtaattttgaaatatttccaacaGAAAAAGCAAATGCAGAGAAAAACCCTTATTCTACATTCAACTTTCAGTACACTAACGAGCAGTTTGATAAGCTATTCCAGTTAATGGAATATAATACTCTTCTGCATGTGAAC ACGATAATAGAGCAAATATTGTTTCGTTTGGGTCGTCGTCGAAGTTGA
- the LOC143468227 gene encoding cytosolic phospholipase A2-like produces MYQAEITPCTVLMLQVLRGRNITKGSWRDLFDTPDPYIKIYIKEPPGAHRQTRCINNNENPEWNQKFRYLLPNDLKGITAEFTLMDSNAVFDDENMGSVKFDLGSIGPGETVTKTFEFNKTSQVDIEFSIEIRRDTDLKLSASLCDKEEIFRKARKQKIFKSMSELLQKNGKKERPRTADEVPIIGVLGSGGGFRAMVGYAGVMKALHDTGILDCSMYVNGLSGSTWYLATLYANEAFPKAGVQEINNYIRSRIERNPFWSFLKNFYSFRKAVISKRYAGQPVSFTDIFGMFVGKTLLGKKNLNSAKMSKFGEKIKDGNAPMPILTAVHVRSNETAKTFHDWVEIGPYEIGMAKYGSFMDTDQFATKFFRGVTSKYYDESPLHYIMGICGSAYSILLKTFLKSLSKGNPLRFITKPIWQIPDEPSDLDVQLMKRMKKNLEKRSGNLCCGMECTINHAGEVGLASDDDEDKDNDDDTDEETPPAPQMMKEAAVDDLVLGDGGDTTDEDEEQEQLDGKEEESQNMDGLSGWLLEKAFGMDNLRTRGQRTAKVFNYMREIDLKYAGTTSRESEVVADDKFSKINEPLEVDLKKVYLADAGIAFNSPYPPMLRAERDVDIILSFDFSARKEDDMDPFEQLYMAEEWAKMSGLPFPKISRDTYKKEGLKECYVFRDEENEKAPIVMHFVLCNINFRKYSAPGVPRAAGDDQGNFDIFSTENSAAGENPYSTFNFQYKQEEFDKLSQLTEFNTLLHLDTIIEQIVNRMSRH; encoded by the exons ATGTATCAG GCTGAGATTACTCCTTGCACAGTTCTCATGCTGCAAGTGCTTCGAGGCAGAAACATAACGAAAGGAAGCTGGAGAGATTTAT TTGATACGCCGGACCCGTACATCAAAATCTACATTAAAGAACCACCGGGAGCACACAGACAAACTCGATGCATCAACAATAACGAAAATCCAGAGTGGAACCAAAAGTTTAGATATTTATTGCCAAATGACCTTAAAGGCATTACAGCAGAG TTTACTTTAATGGATTCCAATGCCGTGTTCGATGATGAAAATATGGGATCGGTGAAATTTGACCTTGGTAGTATAGGCCCAGGTGAAACTGTCACCAAAACCTTTGAGTTTAATAAA acTTCGCAAGTGGATATAGAATTCAGCATAGAAATAAG ACGTGATACCGACCTTAAGCTGAGCGCTTCACTTTGCGATAAAGAGGAGATCTTTCGTAAAGccagaaagcaaaaaattttcaaatctaTGAGTGAATTGTTGCAAAAGAACGGAAAAAAAGAGAGACCGCGGACTGCAGATGAA GTTCCAATAATTGGAGTCCTTGGATCCGGGGGAGGATTTCGAGCTATGGTGGGTTATGCCGGAGTTATGAAAGCGCTTCATGATACCGGTATCCTTGATTGCTCCATGTACGTCAATGGATTATCGGGGTCAACCTG GTACCTCGCTACATTGTACGCAAATGAAGCCTTTCCCAAGGCTGGAGTCCAAGAGATCAACAACTACATTCGCTCAAGAATAGAAAGAAACCCATTTTGgtcttttttgaaaaatttttattccttTAG GAAGGCGGTGATTTCAAAAAGATATGCCGGCCAACCTGTTTCTTTCACGGATATATTTGGAATGTTTGTGGGAAAAACGCTTTTAGGTAAAAAA AACCTGAATAGTGCAAAAATGTCGAAATTTGGCGAAAAGATAAAAGATGGAAATGCCCCAATGCCAATTTTGACTGCTGTCCACGTTCGCTCAAATGaaacagcaaaaacttttcatg ATTGGGTTGAAATCGGTCCGTATGAAATTGGAATGGCAAAATATGGATCATTCATGGACACGGATCAGTTTGCGACAAAGTTTTTTAGAGGAGTTACGTCCAAGTACTACGATGAAAGCCCTCTTCATTATATTATG GGAATATGCGGAAGTGCCTACTCCATCTTACTGAAAACTTTCTTGAAAAGCCTTTCAAAAGGAAATCCTCTTCGTTTCATTACAAAACCTATCTGGCAAATTCCAGACGAACCGAGCGATTTGGATGTGCAACTGATGAAGcgaatgaagaaaaatttggaaaaacgGTCAGGAAACTTGTGTTGCGGGATGGAGTGCACAATCAATCATGCAGGAGAAG TCGGTTTAGCAAGTGATGACGATGAGGACAAGGATAATGATGATGATACTGATGAAGAAACTCCTCCAGCTCCACAGATGATGAAAGAAGCCGC GGTGGATGACTTGGTATTAGGTGATGGCGGTGATACCACAGATGAAGACGAAGAACAAGAACAATTAGacggaaaagaagaagagtcTCAGAACATGGATGGACTTTCCGGATGGCTACTAGAAAAAGCGTTTGGCATGGACAATCTTAGG ACGAGAGGACAGAGAACGGCCAAAGTGTTTAACTACATGAGAGAAATAGATCTGAAATATGCAGGTACAACATCACGTGAATCCGAAGTTGTTGCTG ATgataaatttagcaaaatcAACGAACCTCTGGAGGTTGATCTTAAAAAGGTCTACTTGGCTGATGCTGGCATCGCATTCAACTCACCTTACCCACCAATGCTACGTGCAGAGAGAGACGTCGACATCATTCTCTCGTTTGATTTCAGCGCAAGAAAAGAAGACGACATGGATCCATTTGAA CAACTCTATATGGCTGAAGAATGGGCAAAGATGAGTGGACTGCCTTTTCCCAAAATAAGCCGAGATACATACAAGAAAGAAGGATTGAAAGAATGTTATGTGTTCCGGgatgaagaaaatgaaaaggCGCCGATAGTGATGCATTTCGTATTGTGCAACATCAACTTCAGAAAATACTCTGCGCCAG GTGTACCGCGTGCGGCAGGAGACGACCAGGGCAACTTTGATATATTTTCAACGGAAAATTCAGCAGCAGGGGAAAACCCTTACTCGACTTTCAACTTTCAGTACAAACAAGAGGAATTTGATAAACTGTCTCAGCTGACGGAGTTCAACACTCTTCTGCATTTAGAC ACAATAATTGAACAAATAGTGAACCGCATGAGTCGCCATTGA
- the LOC143468624 gene encoding uncharacterized protein LOC143468624: MFYKGIWGSAFSILFKEIFESKAKERWKWKTLWKSLKSILRGDETDQLSDENVAYLSDAAATVITEPADFYSHMEHSMKMLREVPLAAINDDFDDGTDEEDDAVKRNQTNLKVNPTPTKTNLQLENQEPRLESGIFTPLDEEAPEQERPVHQLDPKLEVPELAYSITNPFIGKGGSADESDEEEENEKDDEKSTSGGGISGWLVEKIFGEDNLQTRGQRTAKIFNYMRDVELNAHSDLYEQYAGSISMSSVDNAFQKINEPLEVRKKKFSLADAGIAFNSPYPPICYVQREALTSFSRLISAQEKKTTWILWRMGKDEWTAFPKNKPRYIQERRTERMLCVPG, encoded by the exons ATGTTTTATAAGGGAATATGGGGGAGCGCCTTCTCCATCCTATTCAAGGAAATCTTCGAAAGCAAAGCAAAAGAACGATGGAAGTGGAAAACGCTGTGGAAGAGTTTGAAATCTATTTTAAGAGGAGATGAAACAGATCAACTAAGCGATGAAAATGTTGCTTATTTATCAGATGCAGCGGCAACAGTGATAACAGAACCAGCAGATTTTTATTCTCACATGGAGCACAGCATGAAAATGTTACGGGAAg TTCCACTAGCGGCCATCAATGACGATTTTGATGATGGTACTGACGAAGAAGACGACGCCGTCAaaagaaatcaaacaaatcTCAAAGTTAATCCTACGCCAACGAAAACGAACTTGCAACTAGAAAACCAAGAACCTAGGCTGGAATCGGGTATTTTTACACCACTCGACGAAGAAGCACCAGAACAAGAGCGGCCAGTGCACCAACTCGACCCAAAGCTGGAGGTCCCCGAACTCGCCTATTCAAT CACCAACCCTTTTATCGGCAAGGGTGGAAGTGCTGATGAAAGcgacgaagaagaagaaaatgaGAAAGACGATGAAAAATCAACAAGTGGCGGTGGAATTTCTGGTTGGTTGGTCGAAAAGATTTTCGGGGAGGACAATCTCCAA ACCAGAGGACAGAGaactgcaaaaatattcaactACATGAGAGATGTAGAATTAAACGCTCATTCAGATCTATATGAACAGTATGCTGGGAGTATATCAATGAGTTCTGTTG ACAAcgcttttcaaaaaatcaacGAACCGTTGGAAGTGCGCAAAAAGAAGTTCTCCTTGGCTGACGCTGGCATCGCATTCAACTCACCCTACCCACCTATATGCTACGTGCAGAGAGAGGCTTTGACATCATTCTCTCGTTTGATTTCAGCGCAAGAAAAGAAGACGACATGGATCCTTTGGAG AATGGGCAAAGATGAGTGGACTGCCTTTCCCAAAAATAAGCCGAGATACATACAAGAAAGAAGGACTGAAAGAATGTTATGTGTTCCGGgatga
- the LOC143469808 gene encoding cytosolic phospholipase A2-like isoform X1, with protein MYQAEVTPCLFLTVTVLRGRNISKGYLKDLVDTPDPYVKIYIKKAPNAHRQTRYINNDKNPEWNETFTFLLPNDLSGITAEFTLMDSNYTSDENMDSCKFELSELSIGETITKTFDFVETSQVDVEFQTELRCESDLRLEKHSAIKKMTFVKQESRRFFNPSVNYCKNTKKKLDHTLLMRLQ; from the exons ATGTACCAG GCTGAAGTTACTCCTTGTCTTTTCCTAACGGTGACGGTGTTACGAGGACGAAACATTTCCAAAGGATACTTGAAAGATTTAG TTGATACCCCGGATCCATATGTAAAGATCTACATTAAAAAAGCACCAAATGCGCACAGGCAAACCCGATACATCAACAACGACAAGAATCCGGAATGGAATGAAACGTTTACATTCTTGTTGCCCAACGACCTTAGTGGAATAACAGCTGAG TTTACCTTAATGGATTCAAATTACACTTCTGATGAAAATATGGATTCATGCAAGTTTGAACTGTCAGAGTTAAGCATAGGAGAAACTATCACAAAAACGTTTGACTTTGTTGAG ACCTCTCAAGTGGATGTAGAGTTCCAGACCGAATTAAG ATGTGAAAGCGATCTTAGACTTGAAAAACACTCTGCgataaagaaaatgactttCGTAAAGCAAGAAAGCAGAAGGTTTTTCAATCCATCCGTGAATTACTGCAAAAATACGAAAAAGAAATTGGACCACACTCTGTTGATGAG GCTCCAGTAA
- the LOC143469808 gene encoding cytosolic phospholipase A2-like isoform X2 produces MYQAEVTPCLFLTVTVLRGRNISKGYLKDLVDTPDPYVKIYIKKAPNAHRQTRYINNDKNPEWNETFTFLLPNDLSGITAEFTLMDSNYTSDENMDSCKFELSELSIGETITKTFDFVETSQVDVEFQTELRCESDLRLEKHSAIKKMTFVKQESRRFFNPSVNYCKNTKKKLDHTLLMR; encoded by the exons ATGTACCAG GCTGAAGTTACTCCTTGTCTTTTCCTAACGGTGACGGTGTTACGAGGACGAAACATTTCCAAAGGATACTTGAAAGATTTAG TTGATACCCCGGATCCATATGTAAAGATCTACATTAAAAAAGCACCAAATGCGCACAGGCAAACCCGATACATCAACAACGACAAGAATCCGGAATGGAATGAAACGTTTACATTCTTGTTGCCCAACGACCTTAGTGGAATAACAGCTGAG TTTACCTTAATGGATTCAAATTACACTTCTGATGAAAATATGGATTCATGCAAGTTTGAACTGTCAGAGTTAAGCATAGGAGAAACTATCACAAAAACGTTTGACTTTGTTGAG ACCTCTCAAGTGGATGTAGAGTTCCAGACCGAATTAAG ATGTGAAAGCGATCTTAGACTTGAAAAACACTCTGCgataaagaaaatgactttCGTAAAGCAAGAAAGCAGAAGGTTTTTCAATCCATCCGTGAATTACTGCAAAAATACGAAAAAGAAATTGGACCACACTCTGTTGATGAGGTGA
- the LOC143469808 gene encoding cytosolic phospholipase A2-like isoform X3, whose protein sequence is MYQAEVTPCLFLTVTVLRGRNISKGYLKDLVDTPDPYVKIYIKKAPNAHRQTRYINNDKNPEWNETFTFLLPNDLSGITAEFTLMDSNYTSDENMDSCKFELSELSIGETITKTFDFVETSQVDVEFQTELRKPVMTVCHDQM, encoded by the exons ATGTACCAG GCTGAAGTTACTCCTTGTCTTTTCCTAACGGTGACGGTGTTACGAGGACGAAACATTTCCAAAGGATACTTGAAAGATTTAG TTGATACCCCGGATCCATATGTAAAGATCTACATTAAAAAAGCACCAAATGCGCACAGGCAAACCCGATACATCAACAACGACAAGAATCCGGAATGGAATGAAACGTTTACATTCTTGTTGCCCAACGACCTTAGTGGAATAACAGCTGAG TTTACCTTAATGGATTCAAATTACACTTCTGATGAAAATATGGATTCATGCAAGTTTGAACTGTCAGAGTTAAGCATAGGAGAAACTATCACAAAAACGTTTGACTTTGTTGAG ACCTCTCAAGTGGATGTAGAGTTCCAGACCGAATTAAG aaaaccAGTAATGACTGTTTGTCATGATCAGATGTGA